From bacterium, one genomic window encodes:
- the tuf gene encoding elongation factor Tu — MAKEKFERKKPHVNIGTIGHVDHGKTTLTSSITKVLSKSGLAQARNYDEIDNAPEEKERGVTINVHHTEYETANRHYAHVDCPGHADYIKNMITGAAQMDGGILVVSAADGPMPQTREHILLARQVGLPAIVVFLNKIDMVDDKELLDLVELEVRELLSAYNFPGEEIPVIKGSAYKAMECACGKRECQWCGKIYELMDAVDKYIPLPSRDVDKPFLMSVEDVFTITGRGTVATGRVERGIVKVGEEVEIVGIKDTKKTVVTGIEMFRKLLDEGRAGDNIGALLRGVEKNDVERGQVLAKPGSITPHKKFKAEVYILTKEEGGRHTPFFNGYRPQFYLRTTDVTGMTKLPEGVEMVMPGDNVTMEVELISKIAMEKGLKFAIREGGRTIGAGVIAEILE, encoded by the coding sequence ATGGCTAAGGAAAAATTTGAGAGGAAGAAGCCGCATGTAAATATAGGGACAATAGGGCATGTAGATCATGGAAAGACGACGTTAACGAGCTCGATAACGAAGGTATTATCAAAGAGCGGTTTAGCGCAGGCAAGGAACTATGATGAAATAGACAACGCACCGGAAGAGAAGGAAAGAGGAGTAACAATCAATGTGCATCACACGGAATATGAGACAGCGAACCGGCATTACGCGCATGTAGACTGTCCCGGTCACGCGGATTATATAAAGAATATGATAACGGGGGCGGCGCAGATGGACGGAGGGATACTGGTGGTAAGCGCGGCAGACGGGCCTATGCCGCAGACAAGGGAACATATACTGTTGGCAAGGCAGGTAGGGCTGCCTGCGATAGTGGTATTTTTGAATAAGATAGACATGGTAGATGATAAAGAGCTTTTGGATTTGGTGGAGTTGGAAGTAAGGGAATTATTGAGCGCGTATAATTTTCCCGGGGAGGAGATACCTGTAATAAAAGGGAGCGCGTATAAGGCGATGGAATGCGCATGCGGGAAGAGAGAATGCCAGTGGTGCGGGAAGATATATGAGTTAATGGACGCGGTGGACAAATATATACCATTGCCGTCAAGGGACGTTGACAAGCCGTTTTTGATGTCAGTAGAGGATGTGTTTACGATAACTGGACGTGGGACGGTAGCGACAGGGAGAGTGGAGAGGGGGATAGTAAAGGTAGGGGAAGAAGTGGAAATAGTCGGGATAAAGGACACGAAGAAGACGGTAGTGACTGGGATAGAGATGTTCCGCAAACTGCTGGATGAAGGAAGGGCGGGTGACAACATAGGCGCGTTGTTAAGAGGCGTGGAGAAGAATGATGTGGAAAGGGGCCAGGTATTGGCGAAGCCCGGGAGTATAACGCCGCACAAGAAATTTAAAGCAGAGGTGTATATATTGACAAAGGAAGAAGGAGGGCGTCACACGCCGTTTTTCAACGGGTACCGTCCGCAGTTTTATTTAAGGACGACGGATGTAACAGGAATGACGAAACTTCCGGAAGGTGTGGAGATGGTGATGCCTGGAGACAATGTAACAATGGAAGTGGAGTTAATATCAAAGATAGCAATGGAAAAAGGGTTAAAATTCGCGATACGCGAGGGCGGCCGGACGATAGGTGCCGGGGTCATCGCGGAGATACTGGAGTAG
- the rpmG gene encoding 50S ribosomal protein L33, with product MREIITLACTECKERNYSTMKNKKKHPDRMETKKYCSSCNKHTLHRQTK from the coding sequence ATGCGGGAGATAATTACTTTAGCATGCACTGAATGTAAAGAGCGTAATTATTCGACGATGAAGAATAAAAAGAAACATCCGGATAGAATGGAGACTAAGAAGTATTGTTCTTCGTGTAATAAACATACCTTACATAGGCAGACAAAATAG
- the secE gene encoding preprotein translocase subunit SecE encodes MVEKIKPFFEEVKTEIFKVTWPTKQEASAGTVLVVIVSILLSVFIGFMDLGFSKLIQFLLK; translated from the coding sequence ATGGTAGAAAAGATAAAACCTTTTTTTGAAGAAGTAAAAACTGAGATTTTTAAAGTAACCTGGCCTACTAAGCAAGAAGCTTCAGCAGGGACAGTATTGGTGGTAATAGTTTCTATATTGTTATCCGTTTTTATAGGATTTATGGATTTGGGTTTTTCGAAATTAATTCAATTTTTATTAAAATAA